From Rutidosis leptorrhynchoides isolate AG116_Rl617_1_P2 chromosome 3, CSIRO_AGI_Rlap_v1, whole genome shotgun sequence, a single genomic window includes:
- the LOC139901923 gene encoding uncharacterized protein, whose translation MVLKVDFEKACDTICRFVSSPDAKWVEIITSIYGVGAGFEVVLFVARVYGITLSMFHKSISNGYLPQNILIRKGIVVWRTDTRTDLGLGHGIGRILDHETLFCWKTCWLKLEMSRYLSLLMVGVGTLHLMVGVLTSWCKLIPRKLNVFMWRMKRNRLPTRINLSSRGLDIQDIRCVLCDWQVETIDHVLFGCDSATALWRKVRIWTDVNMPVYTSWSECFSWYNGWQSSSDAKQRMYVIIAALLWHLWRLKISTLFRDSVMKKSSLFDNIRLSSYNWFCNRGKFNVYLNVWLVNPL comes from the exons ATGGTCCTCAAGGTCGATTTTGAGAAAGCGTGTGATACG ATTTGCCGTTTTGTATCAAGTCCGGATGCAAAATGGGTTGAGATCATCACATCCATTTATGGTGTAGGCGCAGGTTTCGAGGTGGTGCTATTTGTGGCTCGGGTATATGGTATAACATTGTCTATGTTTCACAAATCCATTTCTAATGGCTATCTCCCTCAAAACATTTTAATAAGGAAG GGAATTGTAGTCTGGAGGACCGACACAAGAACGGATCTTGGACTTGGTCATGGAATAGGTAGAATATTGGATCATGAAACCTTGTTCTGCTGGAAAACATGCTGGCTGAAATTGGAAATGTCACGCTATTTGAGTCTCCTGATGGTTGGTGTTGGAACATTACATCTGATG GTTGGAGTCCTCACTTCGTGGTGTAAACTAATTCCACGtaaattaaatgtttttatgtgGAGGATGAAGCGAAATCGGTTGCCCACAAGAATTAATCTTTCAAGTAGAGGTTTAGATATTCAAGACATCAGGTGTGTATTGTGCGATTGGCAAGTGGAAACTATAGATCATGTGTTGTTCGGGTGTGACTCTGCTACTGCTCTTTGGAGAAAAGTACGAATCTGGACTGATGTCAATATGCCGGTTTATACTTCTTGGTCTGAGTGTTTTTCGTGGTACAACGGATGGCAGTCATCATCTGATGCAAAACAACGCATGTATGTCATTATCGCTGCACTACTTTGGCACTTATGGAGGTTAAAAATTTCTACTTTATTTAGAGATTCGGTCATGAAGAAAAGTTCTTTGTTCGACAATATCCGCCTTTCGTCTTATAATTGGTTTTGTAATAGAGGAAAGTTTAATGTTTATTTGAATGTATGGCTTGTAAATCCCTTGTGA
- the LOC139901924 gene encoding uncharacterized protein — MEVIAKCGQRPPRVKNPNQGKKRKYNRYPSVSKGDEPTCPWRVFGDKIRANPNIRLVDIADLVMKKYKATVTPNQCRYAKNWALTEYEKSIEEHYGMLRSYGDELVNSNPGSTVKLGVTNNPDGKVYFDRFYVCLNALKEGWKNGCRRVLALDGCFLKKPNQADLDVEGGVNLTLMSDQHKGLIEAVKDIMPYVEHRKCARHIYENFRKKYSGVDFRNMFWAASKSSYPVLFDTIMEQVKSANPNAFKYLNERNPKSWSRAFFTVDRGCEAVENGFSECFNSVIVLCRHNPIITMLEAIRVIIMERMNVMRMLAEHWVDDIAPNIVKKT; from the exons ATGGAAGTTATTGCAAAGTGTGGCCAAAGACCACCTAGAGTGAAAAATCCAAACCAAG GTAAAAAAAGGAAGTACAACAGATACCCAAGTGTATCTAAGGGTGATGAACCAACTTGTCCTTGGAG GGTATTTGGTGATAAAATTAGGGCAAATCCAAACATTAGGCTAGTTGACATTGCAGACTTGGTGATGAAAAAGTATAAGGCTACTGTCACTCCTAATCAGTGTAGATATGCAAAGAATTGGGCATTAACCGAGTATGAAAAGTCTATTGAAGAGCATTATGGAATGTTAAGGTCATATGGTGATGAACTTGTAAATAGTAACCCTGGGTCAACTGTTAAATTAGGAGTGACTAATAATCCAGATGGTAAAGTCTATTTTGACAGGTTCTATGTATGTTTGAATGCTCTTAAAGAAGGATGGAAAAATGGTTGTAGAAGGGTATTAGCTTTAGATGGTTGTTTTCTTAAGAAACCTAATCAAG CTGACTTAGATGTTGAAGGTGGTGTTAATCTAACACTTATGTCTGACCAACATAAGGGGTTAATAGAAGCAGTCAAGGACATAATGCCATATGTTGAACATAGAAAATGTGCTAGACATATCTATGAAAACTTTAGGAAGAAATATAGTGGTGTAGACTTTAGGAACATGTTTTGGGCAGCATCTAAATCTTCTTATCCTGTACTGTTTGATACAATTATGGAACAAGTTAAGTCTGCTAACCCAAATGCTTTCAAATACTTGAATGAAAGAAATCCCAAATCTTGGTCTAGGGCTTTCTTTACAGTTGATAGAGGGTGTGAGGCAGTGGAAAATGGTTTCAGTGAGTGTTTTAACTCTGTGATTGTGTTGTGTAGACATAATCCAATAATAACAATGTTAGAAGCTATTAGGGTTATAATTATGGAAAGAATGAATGTTATGAGAATGCTTGCTGAGCATTGGGTTGATGATATAgctccaaatattgttaaaaaaaCTTGA